caaaaACTGGCAAATGTTAGATGCACATGCTCTTCAATGTTGCAACTCCATGTAGGAATCGACCCTACAGATGTACTTCCAGAAGTACActaatactatgtttccccgaaaataagacctagctggacagtcagctctaatgcgtcttttggagcaaaaattcatataagaccagtcttattttactataatataagacccggtaatataattataatatataaataatagaccgtgtttccccgaaaataagacctagctggacaatcagctctaatgtgtcttttggagcaaaaattaatataacatccggtcttatgttagataagaccgggtcttatagtaaactaagactgggtcttacattaatttttgctctaaaagttgtattagagctgattgtccagctaggtcttattttcggggaaacatggcacatCCAGACCATGAATGAAAAAGTgtgcagttttttttaaaagaatgaggtcaATAAGTATATGCTGAAATGGGAAACTCCAAGATATTAGGTGGAAAAAAACAAGGTTCTTACTATGTATGATATATgtacaatatatgtatattattccGTTTATGTAAAAGGTGCTGGTATGACATGCCTTTGGGGAGAAGGGTCAGGAGAATAGAGaacttcactttttgttttatacttcatactgtttgaattttttactaTGCGTATTTTAACTTCATGTATTTTAACTGTCCCTTAGAACTGGATTAGCCTCTGAAGGTGTGTTTCTTGTCCCCTAAACCATTCTTAAAAGGAATTTagagttatttaaatatatgagtatttttGCATTACTTATATATGCAATAAGAATTTCTGGACGAATATTCATACTGTTAACAGTGGTCATCTCTGGGGAAAAGGATTGGGGAATTGAGAGCTGTTTGGGTGACCAGTTGGTCCAGTTTGCTCATGACAGAAGGGTTACCAGGACATAGGTCTTTTACTTTTAACTGGGTCAGCCCCAGGTAAACAGGGTCACCTGGGACACTCTACGTTTCATTTTTACCTATGCCCTTCTTATTCATCTATTCTATTTGATTTGCTTGTCATATATTACTCTTATTTAGGTAACCAATAAAGAAACTGATTTCTcaccaaagaaaatgtaaaattatatagatagtTTTAATATACTGTATATGTGTGTTAAcatgtttctgtttctaaatgtacagatatatatatatgagaattaGTAGACATGATAATTTCACATTATTTGGAAATGAGAACAGTGGGTCAGACTGTGGCCACAGTATGTTCAAGTAGAAAATAGCCAAATCTATATTCAAAGTATAATGTCTATTTACTATTTAGGGGGAAAATTTGAGTGGTAAGTTGCAAGCcgtgcatttatttaaaaatctttttgggGCCTTATGTCTGGAACCATTGGACTCCCTAGTCTTGGTGGTTTGTCCACTAGAGGGCAGCCGTCTACCACACCATCCCTGGCACTCACCCCTCCGGAAATCCTCTCGTCTTGGGCACCCAGTAACTCAACTGGAAGTTGAAGGTTTGTTTTTCAGGTTGCATCAAAAGTCCCAGCATTGGGATTAGTGAACTTTGTAGTACTAGTTTCTGGTTGCTGGTGTTTTGGTATGCAAAGCTGCTTTAAGTACTGAAATACTAGAACTTAATGTTAGTGGAATACCATTATTTCAGTATATTCAAAAATCTGAAATAGGAATCATCTTGAGTCAAGCTCAAAGACCCAGCTATTCAGTTCatacagaaaaacacaaaccTACAGTCTACAAGTCTTGCTAGATAGGACCCCCCTCTGTGGGAGTGCAAAATCAGAAATCAGCATCTACCTTGAGTCACAAGAGTTTCCTATTCCAGACTTTCTGACCAAGTATAATAGGAACATGACAGCATTAAAATTGTCCTGGTAGTAGCATTAGACTCTCTGTTTATATGTGATgaaacttggggggaaaaaagataaaataaatggtttCTTTTAAACTAAACTCaccatcagtttttaaaagttcatagCCCCTGCCCTCACAGATCGCGAAGTTATAAAAAGAGGTAGGATTATTTAAATAGGcagagaattatttttatgattaattcAAATGCTTTTATCTGTTAATATTAATGTATGGTTAATGTTTTTATGGACATTTTTTGCTTTGTaacatatttgtaaatgttttatttgaaatgcatTAAATAGTTTCATAGTTTTAGGAAATTTTGTACATATTATGCACTCTTAGAATAAAATACCAGTATTGTCTTTCTGGTAATAGACACTTGCGGTCACTTTTGGTGACTTTGATGAGCAAGCCATTTAACCTTTCTGGGTCTGTTATATCATAAATACCATGAGAATAATCAACTCAACTGGATTGTTCTAGTAATAATTGAGGCACTGCACAAGTACCTAGGATTGTGTCGGATGGATGGGAGATGCTCCGTATGGGCTAAGGAGTATTTATTATAAGTCAGTAAAACATGGCTCCATTTCAGCTGCTTCCATATCATTATGGAAACTCGGGACCTCCCTCTGGGTACTTGTGGAGTTATGAGAAGGCAGCAGAGCCGCTCAGGCCCTTAGAGAACCCATCAGCCAGATCCTGGGTCCTGCTGCAGACTTTGGGTCTGGCAGCTGGTAGGATTACCGTAGGCAGGGCCTAAACCTATTCCCTGGGTCTCTCAACCTTTTGTGAGATTACGCTCAGAGGGTatgtgaggatttaaaaaaatgaatggatctttttttttttttaatttattggggtgacaattgttagtaatgaATAGGTCTTAACATATCCTACGTGATgtgtttcaaaactttctctaCCATGCAGTATGGTCAGAAAGAAGGGCTCGTAGTTTATTTGCTTTAGAATCTTGCTTTTTCAGTTTTGGGGACATTTTAATGTTGTACTGTTCAATATAGTAAGcacgagccacatgtggctattagcGTTTGAAATGTGGGAAGTGTAACtgagaaactaaaattttacatttaaatttaaataactacaTGTGGCCAGAGGCTGCTTTAGTGAACAGCACAGGCACAGAACATTTCCACCGTCTCAGAAAGTTCTGGTGCTGGTCTGAGGATTTTCAAGCCTACTTGATTCCAGTCTCTCAgaattaacttttcattttaccttaaaatttgatttaattttgtttcctggatggctgaatggatgCAGAAACTCCAAAGagggttaattttatatttataagtcTAGGTGAATGCATCTTGTGTGGTCCCATGGGTCACCCTGGCCTCCCCACACGTGTGTCCGCGTGGCATAGGCCTGTGCTGGACTGCCACCACACCTGGGGCAGGATCTCCTGGGCCAGTTCTCGTGCCCGGTGATAGGCGGCGTTCCCCTCCTCATTCTGGGCCACAGAGTGGttcaccagccccagggcctgcGCTTGCGCCCCACTCAGTCGTCGGCCCGTGAAGATGAGCTCCTTTGCCAGGGCCACCCCTAGGCATCGAGGCAGCCTCTGAGTCCCTCCTGCCAGGATGGAATGGGAGTGGTCAATCAGTATGGGAAGTGGGAGCCCAGAGAAGGCCCGGGCTGGGAGTTAGCCAAGACTTCTCGGAAGCAGATTGAGTTAGGATGGGATCGAGTGAAATTGAGCAGGTAGAGAAGGACTGGTGCTGTGGGTGAGGTTTGTTACCTGCTCCTGGGAGGAGCCCTCGGGTGGTCTCGATCAGCCCCATGACAGCTGAGGAAGCTGTTTGAAGAGAACAAAGTGAAGcccccaccctctcctccagTGTCAATCCTTGGGGAGAAGAGACACCCACTTCTGGGCTCTGCTCACCACTCCAGCCAACCACTTCCTTCATGGTCTGGCTCTTTGGAAGACCCCCCACCTGCAGATCAGGAAGCCCAGGCCCTCATCCTACCTCCCCACTGGTGGAGGAGTGCATCACCAGGCATATCTCTTACCCTTCTTACCCTACCTTGTAGGTGGATAAAAGATGACTACCCCCCGTGGGCCTGCTTCAGAGAGCTGCTAAGGATCAAATGAGGTACTGGTGCTGGGAACAAGAAAGGGGTTCCTGGAAAGTACCCAGTACCTGTGTCTGGATTCATGGATTCTTTGCCTCATGTACTTTTGCTCTTGTCTGGACTAGAGTGTCAGTGATTCCTGCTCCCACCAGTTATTCCTCCTAGCTTTTCATCAGACTGAAATTTCTGTATTCCAGTCCACATCCTCTTTTCAAGTTCTCCTTTGTCTGAGAAGCCCTTGAGTGTCCCATGCCACAGGCTTCTCTCGAATTCCCTCAGCACAGGCCATCTGAACCCTGCAGTGTCCGCAGGAGGGAACGGCCATCACTCCTGCCTATGAGGGGTTTTACGTCCACTCTCTCCTGTTGCCAGAACTGCAAGTTAGTTGCCTTAAACATGGGCGGGTGAGAAACAGAGTTGGGGCTATGACCTGACTGATACTTTGATGCCTTCTCTTTGATATGCATTGTGTAGATAAAAGCTACTTTTAAATGCCTGgagttacacatttttaaatgttcttcctGCGGTGGCAGGAGAAAACAGAGGGGAAGAGTCTCACCATTGACGGCACTCAGACTTTTCCTAACTGCCTCCGAGAAGATCTCACCTAACCACCAAGTCAGTAAGGTTGAAATGCGATCTATTgccttcttcatcccttccctccGTTCTTCAAAGCGCCAAACCTTGGCTGGTGCCAATGAACCAGAGGGCAATGTTCCTGCCCAGGTATGTTGGTGATTATCTGGGCTGACAGACTGTTTCCGTGGCTGACCTTTTGTcaaaaacatgataaataaaGCTAGTTTGGACAGAACTGGAAGGTTAAACAACTAAACTTTGTCCCCCTTGGCCTTCCCTCTCTGCACTGTTTGCTGTCCTGTCAGTACTGGCTCTGGGCTTGGTAGAAGCATTCCTGAGATGAGGGAACCTGGTGCTGAGAGGTGACGTGTTCTATAGCAGTCGGGCTGAAGCAGGAGGGGAACCGACTTCTGCCTGAACTCCCTCTGTGTCCCCCACCTTGCCTTTAGTTCTGCTGTTGGTTGGAAAACCAAGAGCAGTGGCTGACTTTGTAGAATCCCCAGACATACCCTGTTTCACTAACCCGTCCCTCCCCACCCCGTCCCACCTCTCCCCCTGCCCGGTACCTGCTACTCGGAGGTCACAGGCCAGGGCAAGTTCCAGGCCTCCACCCAAGGCAAACCCATCCATAGCTGCAATGGTGGGTGTAGGGAAGGCTGCTGTGGAGACAAAGAAGGGCTCAGCCTGTGAAAGCCCTGGCAGGATCAGGACAGGGGCTCAAGGTTGGGGAGGGGCTAGCTGGTTGGGACAGAGGGCCTCATTGGTCCCAGGTTTGGGGGCCTCACCTGGCATCTCAGCCAGGTTATTTTAGAAGGTGGCTTTCCCATTGGGGTAAGGTGTGGGATCAGGTGGGGAACCAGAGTGGGGAGGTGGGCTGGATGATCCCTGCTCAGGCCCCCATCTGCTGGCCACCCTGGGACTGGCCATTCTGCTCTTCCTTCTCATtctgtgtgccaagccctgtgctgggtgctgggaacACAGAATTGAACAAAACATGGGAAGACCTATAAACAGGCAGTGATGACCCAGCGTGAGTGCTCTCATAAAGGAAGCTTGGAGTAAGGGTCAGAggaggcttcctagaggaggcaCGAGTGGCCTTCAAGGATGAATAAAAAGTTCACGTGGCTAAAGAGTGATATTCCAGACAAAAGAAACAGCAATTGGGAAAGCCTGGAAGCATGCTTCGTGAACCTTGACTCCTCTGGGGTACCCATGCTTGAAGGCAGGGAGAAGGGTGgcatggaggggtgggggtgaggggacggAACTAGCAGGGCACAAAGGCTGAGGAGCCAGCCCTCTGAGAGAAATGCCCTCTGAACTCTTGTCACTTGTCTCTCCACAGAGCTCACAACAGAAACTGTCTTCTCTTTAGAGTAGAGGatggtgggtggggctgggatcagCAGGGCCCCTGAATGCCTCCCTCTGCCCGATTCCAGGACCCTCACCAATCTCATTCATCAGGCCTCGGAGCCGCTGGACAAAGACCCCCACTTCCACCTCACTCATCTGCTCCCGCTCCTTCAGGTCTGCACCTGCAGATGATGAAGGGTAGGTGACAGCCCTTGAGAAATAACCCATTATTGAGTCCTAAGCTGTTAAAGGATCCAGCAAAGGAGACTTGAGAAGCAGCCAGAAAGGGAGGAGAAACACCAGGAAAGCATAATCAGGGAAgccaggaaggaaaagggggaggaggtTAAAAAAGGAGAGGTGCaacaataacagaaagaaaaattggatttcatcaaaattaaaaacttgtccatcaaaggacactatcagaGAGTGAAAAGTAgcctacagaatggaagaaaatattggaaaatccCATATCTGATATGGGATTAATATCTAGGATATATAAAcacctacaactcaacaacaaaaaaacccacaaagaacaAAGagttgagtagacatttctccaaagaagatgcaCAAATGGCCactaagcacataaaaagatgctcaacattattagtcattagggagatgtaaatcaaaaccacaatgagaaagcACTTCACACCTAtgaggatggctattataaacaatcaCAACACAAAACAAGTGTGGGTTTGGAGAACACTGGTGCATTGCTGGTGGGCTTGTAAAATGATGCAGTTgctgtggaaaacattttggtggttcctcaaaaagttaaatgtagaattactgtgatccagtaattccattcctaagggatatatccaaaagaattgaaggcAAGGACTCATATCTGCACAccaatgttcataacagcattactcacaataaccaaaaggtgtaACCAActcagtgtccatcaatggatggatggatgaacaaaatgtgtatgtacacaatggcatattactcagctataaaaaggaacaaCGTTCTGATTCAtccatgctgcaacatggatgaaccttgaggacgtcATGCCAAGTAAAATAAGCcggacacaaaaggacaaatgtgtgattccacttgtatgcggtacctagaataggcaaattcttagaaatagaaagtagaccAGAGGTTACATGGGCTGGGGACAAGGGGGCATGGGAAGGGATTGCTTAATGAGCACAAAGTTTATGATGATGAGAAATTTCTGGAAATGAAtagtgatagttgcacaaccttgtgaatgtacttgatgccactgaattttacacttaaaaatagttcaaaatgtaaactataatgtatatatttaccacaatttaaaaaatatataaaataaaaatgtattgctttttcccagttttactgagaaataatgGACATACATCACATTATAATTGATTACTTTTCAAAAGGAGGGGGTAAGTGGGGCCAAGGAGGCTGAGGGGTCAAGGAAGACGAGAAAGGAAAAGTGAGTGCCAGATAGAGGGGCACAAAGGTGGGCAAGGACCTGGGTGAGAGCAGTGACCGTGGTAGGGCCATCAGAGGCCAGATAGATGGTAGGGGCTGAGGGGGGCGTGGGGATGCGTATAGTCTCTTCAAGTCCTAGACCACATGACGTCAGAGCTGGGAGAGCTCTTGGAAATCTTTGGTTAGTTCCAGCCCCTCagtgacagatggggaaactgaggccagagaggagcAGAGACTAGCTCAGGATTCCAGAGCAAGTTGGGGGCAGACCCAGACTTCTGGCAGCCCGCCTACTTCCCTGTGCTTACCTGGGATAGTGAGTAGTGGTACTACTACAGGGGGCATGAAGTGACCTTGACAGTGGAGGCCAGACAGAGATGGAGATAAGGAAGAGGCCAGAGTGGGGGGAGAGCCTCAGAGCCAGGGCCGCTGGGTCAGGCAGACTGGTCTGCATCCTGGTCCTGCCAGGGCTGGACAAGGGTGGACTACAAGCTGGGCACCATGATTCCCAGCAGCTCAGACCTGGGGACTGAGCCATGTCCCCTTGAAGACTGGAAATCATGCTCCCCCTTCACAACCACTTCCCACCTCTGCAGTGACCCCCATTCCCCTCTCCCCAACCATCCCGGCTTAGGTTCTTAGCTGCTCTCATTGACTTGCTTGTTGTGGGTCTCGGATGTGGTATTTCCAGCCTTTGAAACAGAAGTTCGTTGCGCTTGCCCAGTTGTGAGGACCGGACGGTGCAGGGATAGTGGAGAGCTTTGATGACGGACTGGGCAAAGGGGCACGAGTCTGGTATTGGCCACTGACCTTGTGAACGTCtttggactcagtttcctcatttcctcaATGAAGGGTCAGAACACAGCATGATGTAGCCAAAAGATTAAGGAGGGTCAGAGGGGTCAAGTTCAAACTAAATTCTGTTCTACCTCTTATTAATTATGTAACCCTAGGCAAGGAATTTGACCTGAGTCTTTGagttcacatctgtaaaatgggagtgggTCCTATGCTAGAGCTGACCTAACTCCTCCCACCAACCCCTACAGGCTGGTGGGAGCTCAGCTGAGCCCCAGGGTCGGGGCAGGGGAGCAGGGAAACCCACCTGCACAGAACACACCCTTCACTCCACTTCTGAAGATCAGAACACGCACTTGCCGATCTGCCCTCAGCTGGGCCAGAGCTTCCAGCAGCTGCAGAGAAGATCTCGTCAGAtacctccctgcccagccccggCCCAGCCCCGGCCCCAGCCCTCCCTGGTATTCCGCCCTTTCTCACCTCGCTGACCAAGACATTTCCCAGGGCATTGCGGGCACGTGGTCTGTTCATCAGAATCTCAGTGATTCCTGCAGGGGACCGGGCAGCCTAGGGTGAGTCACCTGGTTTGCTCACTCCTGGGCTGGGGGCTTGGGCAGCCTGTATGGCTTggaaaagtcacacacacacaggcctcagttttcctgaCTGGGCTTGCTCATCTGCCCCTTCTCCTTCGTCACCTCCAGTGTGCTTGCCTCCTATATCCCCAGGGCAGGGCAGCCCAGCACACCTGGCCAGCCCGGAGCTCTCCTCTGAGCTCTGAGTCTGAATATCCAACTGTCCACTTGATATCACAACCAGCATGTCCAAAAATGATCAATCTTTCTCCTCTCTTGGTGAGCAAATGACCTCACTGTTAACTCAGAAGTCTGTTGTGTTGCCTGCCTCCTTATCCCTTACCCATGAAATTTACTCAGTCTCTGACACCTGACAATTCAACCTCTTAAATCTCAGATCTTTAAGCTCATATCCCTCCTTGCAGTGACTAATCTGGTACGGGCTCTTTTCTCAATTACATGGATCACCCAGGTGGCCCTCTTGTCCTCAGTCTtgctcccccttctccctctgcaTTCGTTCCTTCATTTGGTCAGAGTTATCTTTCTAACCCAAATCCAACCATGTCCCTCCccttttcatcaaaataaagtCCAATGTTTAGTAACACAGGGCCCCCCAAAAGTCGGGCCTTTGTACCCCACTCTGGCCTCAACTCATCCCCAAAATCCTGGCCAGGTATGGGGAAGAAATAGCAGCTCTGGGCAGGGACCA
The Rhinolophus ferrumequinum isolate MPI-CBG mRhiFer1 chromosome 9, mRhiFer1_v1.p, whole genome shotgun sequence genome window above contains:
- the ECHDC2 gene encoding enoyl-CoA hydratase domain-containing protein 2, mitochondrial isoform X3, producing the protein MQRALTSALRLTRPWRPLQACGYASHGTARDPEIQVRSLAGPDQGITEILMNRPRARNALGNVLVSELLEALAQLRADRQVRVLIFRSGVKGVFCAAAFPTPTIAAMDGFALGGGLELALACDLRVAGQPRKQSVSPDNHQHTWAGTLPSGSLAPAKVWRFEERREGMKKAIDRISTLLTWWLASSAVMGLIETTRGLLPGAGGTQRLPRCLGVALAKELIFTGRRLSGAQAQALGLVNHSVAQNEEGNAAYHRARELAQEILPQASIAVRLGKVAIDRGMEVDIASGMAIEGMCYAQNIPTRDRLEGMAAFREKRPPRFVGE
- the ECHDC2 gene encoding enoyl-CoA hydratase domain-containing protein 2, mitochondrial isoform X4, which encodes MQRALTSALRLTRPWRPLQACGYASHGTARDPEIQVRSLAGPDQGADLKEREQMSEVEVGVFVQRLRGLMNEIAAFPTPTIAAMDGFALGGGLELALACDLRVAGQPRKQSVSPDNHQHTWAGTLPSGSLAPAKVWRFEERREGMKKAIDRISTLLTWWLASSAVMGLIETTRGLLPGAGGTQRLPRCLGVALAKELIFTGRRLSGAQAQALGLVNHSVAQNEEGNAAYHRARELAQEILPQASIAVRLGKVAIDRGMEVDIASGMAIEGMCYAQNIPTRDRLEGMAAFREKRPPRFVGE
- the ECHDC2 gene encoding enoyl-CoA hydratase domain-containing protein 2, mitochondrial isoform X2 produces the protein MQRALTSALRLTRPWRPLQACGYASHGTARDPEIQVRSLAGPDQGITEILMNRPRARNALGNVLVSELLEALAQLRADRQVRVLIFRSGVKGVFCAGADLKEREQMSEVEVGVFVQRLRGLMNEIAFPTPTIAAMDGFALGGGLELALACDLRVAGQPRKQSVSPDNHQHTWAGTLPSGSLAPAKVWRFEERREGMKKAIDRISTLLTWWLASSAVMGLIETTRGLLPGAGGTQRLPRCLGVALAKELIFTGRRLSGAQAQALGLVNHSVAQNEEGNAAYHRARELAQEILPQASIAVRLGKVAIDRGMEVDIASGMAIEGMCYAQNIPTRDRLEGMAAFREKRPPRFVGE
- the ECHDC2 gene encoding enoyl-CoA hydratase domain-containing protein 2, mitochondrial isoform X1, with the protein product MQRALTSALRLTRPWRPLQACGYASHGTARDPEIQVRSLAGPDQGITEILMNRPRARNALGNVLVSELLEALAQLRADRQVRVLIFRSGVKGVFCAGADLKEREQMSEVEVGVFVQRLRGLMNEIAAFPTPTIAAMDGFALGGGLELALACDLRVAGQPRKQSVSPDNHQHTWAGTLPSGSLAPAKVWRFEERREGMKKAIDRISTLLTWWLASSAVMGLIETTRGLLPGAGGTQRLPRCLGVALAKELIFTGRRLSGAQAQALGLVNHSVAQNEEGNAAYHRARELAQEILPQASIAVRLGKVAIDRGMEVDIASGMAIEGMCYAQNIPTRDRLEGMAAFREKRPPRFVGE
- the ECHDC2 gene encoding enoyl-CoA hydratase domain-containing protein 2, mitochondrial isoform X9, producing the protein MQRALTSALRLTRPWRPLQACGYASHGTARDPEIQVRSLAGPDQGITEILMNRPRARNALGNVLVSELLEALAQLRADRQVRVLIFRSGVKGVFCAAAFPTPTIAAMDGFALGGGLELALACDLRVAASSAVMGLIETTRGLLPGAGGTQRLPRCLGVALAKELIFTGRRLSGAQAQALGLVNHSVAQNEEGNAAYHRARELAQEILPQASIAVRLGKVAIDRGMEVDIASGMAIEGMCYAQNIPTRDRLEGMAAFREKRPPRFVGE
- the ECHDC2 gene encoding enoyl-CoA hydratase domain-containing protein 2, mitochondrial isoform X5, which gives rise to MQRALTSALRLTRPWRPLQACGYASHGTARDPEIQVRSLAGPDQGITEILMNRPRARNALGNVLVSELLEALAQLRADRQVRVLIFRSGVKGVFCAGADLKEREQMSEVEVGVFVQRLRGLMNEIAAFPTPTIAAMDGFALGGGLELALACDLRVAASSAVMGLIETTRGLLPGAGGTQRLPRCLGVALAKELIFTGRRLSGAQAQALGLVNHSVAQNEEGNAAYHRARELAQEILPQASIAVRLGKVAIDRGMEVDIASGMAIEGMCYAQNIPTRDRLEGMAAFREKRPPRFVGE
- the ECHDC2 gene encoding enoyl-CoA hydratase domain-containing protein 2, mitochondrial isoform X6, translated to MQRALTSALRLTRPWRPLQACGYASHGTARDPEIQVRSLAGPDQGITEILMNRPRARNALGNVLVSELLEALAQLRADRQVRVLIFRSGVKGVFCAGADLKEREQMSEVEVGVFVQRLRGLMNEIAFPTPTIAAMDGFALGGGLELALACDLRVAASSAVMGLIETTRGLLPGAGGTQRLPRCLGVALAKELIFTGRRLSGAQAQALGLVNHSVAQNEEGNAAYHRARELAQEILPQASIAVRLGKVAIDRGMEVDIASGMAIEGMCYAQNIPTRDRLEGMAAFREKRPPRFVGE
- the ECHDC2 gene encoding enoyl-CoA hydratase domain-containing protein 2, mitochondrial isoform X8 encodes the protein MQRALTSALRLTRPWRPLQACGYASHGTARDPEIQVRSLAGPDQGITEILMNRPRARNALGNVLVSELLEALAQLRADRQVRVLIFRSGVKGVFCAGADLKEREQMSEVEVGVFVQRLRGLMNEIAFPTPTIAAMDGFALGGGLELALACDLRVAGGTQRLPRCLGVALAKELIFTGRRLSGAQAQALGLVNHSVAQNEEGNAAYHRARELAQEILPQASIAVRLGKVAIDRGMEVDIASGMAIEGMCYAQNIPTRDRLEGMAAFREKRPPRFVGE
- the ECHDC2 gene encoding enoyl-CoA hydratase domain-containing protein 2, mitochondrial isoform X7; this encodes MQRALTSALRLTRPWRPLQACGYASHGTARDPEIQVRSLAGPDQGITEILMNRPRARNALGNVLVSELLEALAQLRADRQVRVLIFRSGVKGVFCAGADLKEREQMSEVEVGVFVQRLRGLMNEIAAFPTPTIAAMDGFALGGGLELALACDLRVAGGTQRLPRCLGVALAKELIFTGRRLSGAQAQALGLVNHSVAQNEEGNAAYHRARELAQEILPQASIAVRLGKVAIDRGMEVDIASGMAIEGMCYAQNIPTRDRLEGMAAFREKRPPRFVGE